In the Danio rerio strain Tuebingen ecotype United States chromosome 8, GRCz12tu, whole genome shotgun sequence genome, one interval contains:
- the creld1b gene encoding protein disulfide isomerase CRELD1 isoform X1, which yields MWCVWLLLFSLSVETLSSSSCQTCRKLSHSFIKGLERTANKNFGGGNTAWEEEKLAKYARSETRLLEIVEAACDKSDFECNRLLEQIEDQVETWWFHRQQEAPDLFEWLCIEELRLCCPAGHYGPQCAECPSGPAGVCGGLGRCEGEGTRLGDGDCVCDPGYAGVLCQECADGYYREKSSNHTQPPCSACHHSCKVCSGPLEKQCQLCKSGWILHSSRCIDVDECGTELARCPSNTYCFNTDGSYECRGCDQACVGCMGSGPARCKKCARGFRLTGAKCLDIDECLERTIACPGLNEACVNEEGSYRCECADGFIRRDSICVENLTPAGPEKGLFDDMTDDEVLVLQQMFFGVVICALATLAAKGDMVFTAIFIGGVAAMAGYWLSEKGDRVLDGFLKGR from the exons ATGTGGTGTGTGTGGCTGCTGCTCTTCTCTCTGTCTGTGGAGACTCTGAGTTCGTCCTCCTGTCAGACCTGCAGGAAACTGAGCCACAGCTTCATCAAG GGTTTGGAGCGAACAGCCAATAAGAACTTCGGCGGTGGGAACACGGCTTGGGAAGAGGAGAAACTGGCCAAATACGCACGCAG tgaaaCGCGTCTGCTAGAGATCGTGGAGGCAGCGTGTGATAAATCTGACTTTGAGTGCAACAGACTGCTGGAGCAGATCGAGGATCAGGTGGAGACGTGGTGGTTTCACAG ACAGCAGGAGGCGCCAGACCTGTTTGAATGGCTCTGCATTGAGGAGCTCAGACTGTGCTGCCCGGCGGGACACTACGGACCTCAGTgtgcag agtgtccGTCGGGACCCGCAGGTGTGTGTGGAGGTCTGGGTCGCTGTGAAGGTGAAGGCACGCGTCTGGGCGACGGAGACTGTGTGTGTGACCCGGGATATGCTGGAGTTCTGTGTCAGGAGTGTGCAGACGGATACTACAGAGAGAAGAGCTCCAATCACACACAACCACCCTGctcag cgtgTCATCACTCCTGTAAGGTGTGCAGTGGTCCGCTGGAGAAGCAGTGTCAGCTCTGTAAATCCGGCTGGATCCTCCACAGCAGCAGGTGTATCG ATGTGGACGAGTGTGGCACAGAATTGGCTCGCTGTCCGTCAAACACATACTGCTTCAACACAGACGGCTCTTACGAATGCAGAG gctgtGATCAGGCGTGTGTGGGCTGTATGGGCAGTGGTCCGGCTCGCTGCAAGAAATGTGCCCGAGGCTTTAGGCTCACTGGGGCCAAGTGTTTAG ACATTGACGAGTGTTTGGAGCGCACCATTGCGTGTCCGGGCCTGAATGAAGCATGTGTGAACGAGGAGGGCTCGTACCGTTGTGAGTGTGCGGACGGCTTCATCAGGCGGGACAGCATCTGTGTGGAGAATCTCACACCTG cGGGGCCAGAGAAGGGCTTGTTTGACGACATGACGGATGACGAGGTGTTGGTTCTCCAGCAGATGTTCTTCGGCGTGGTGATCTGCGCTCTGGCTACGCTCGCTGCTAAAGGAGACATGGTGTTCACCGCCATCTTCATCGGGGGCGTCGCCGCCATGGCCGGATACTGGCTGTCGGAGAAGGGGGACCGCGTGCTGGACGGCTTCCTCAAGGGCAGGTAG
- the creld1b gene encoding protein disulfide isomerase CRELD1 isoform X2 yields the protein MGSGPARCKKCARGFRLTGAKCLDIDECLERTIACPGLNEACVNEEGSYRCECADGFIRRDSICVENLTPAGPEKGLFDDMTDDEVLVLQQMFFGVVICALATLAAKGDMVFTAIFIGGVAAMAGYWLSEKGDRVLDGFLKGR from the exons ATGGGCAGTGGTCCGGCTCGCTGCAAGAAATGTGCCCGAGGCTTTAGGCTCACTGGGGCCAAGTGTTTAG ACATTGACGAGTGTTTGGAGCGCACCATTGCGTGTCCGGGCCTGAATGAAGCATGTGTGAACGAGGAGGGCTCGTACCGTTGTGAGTGTGCGGACGGCTTCATCAGGCGGGACAGCATCTGTGTGGAGAATCTCACACCTG cGGGGCCAGAGAAGGGCTTGTTTGACGACATGACGGATGACGAGGTGTTGGTTCTCCAGCAGATGTTCTTCGGCGTGGTGATCTGCGCTCTGGCTACGCTCGCTGCTAAAGGAGACATGGTGTTCACCGCCATCTTCATCGGGGGCGTCGCCGCCATGGCCGGATACTGGCTGTCGGAGAAGGGGGACCGCGTGCTGGACGGCTTCCTCAAGGGCAGGTAG
- the mbd4 gene encoding methyl-CpG-binding domain protein 4, producing the protein MRQKHSGCASPAGNSESRLKRTVEKRKTSPYFSRRSEAVRRPRRKVFRKWTPPRSPFRLVQETLFHDPWRLLVATIFLNKTNARVALPVLWEFLECYPSAAVTRVSDWRPLSVLLQPLGLSQLRAKTLIRFSDEYISKSWQYPIELHGIGKYGNDSYRIFCVDEWREVTPDDHKLNDYHAWLWKNHKQLGI; encoded by the exons ATGAGGCAGAAACACTCTGGCTGTGCTTCACCTGCTGGAAACTCTGAGAGTC GCCTGAAGAGAACTGTAGAGAAGCGCAAGACCAGTCCATACTTCAGCAGGAGGAGTGAGG ctgTGCGCCGGCCGAGGCGTAAGGTCTTCAGGAAGTGGACTCCTCCTCGCTCCCCCTTTCGGCTGGTGCAGGAGACGCTCTTCCATGACCCCTGGAGACTCCTGGTGGCCACTATATTCCTCAACAAGACCaatg cgcGTGTGGCTCTGCCGGTGCTGTGGGAGTTTCTGGAGTGTTACCCCAGTGCTGCAGTGACCCGTGTGAGTGACTGGCGCCCCCTGTCTGTGCTGTTGCAGCCGCTCGGGCTCAGCCAACTGAGAGCCAAAACACTCATACGCTTCTCTG ATGAGTACATCAGTAAATCATGGCAGTACCCTATCGAGCTGCACGGCATCGGCAAATACGGCAACGACTCGTACCGCATCTTCTGTGTGGACGAGTGGAGAGAG GTCACTCCAGACGATCATAAACTCAACGATTATCACGCCTGGCTCTGGAAAAACCACAAACAATTAGGAATCTGA
- the trh gene encoding pro-thyrotropin-releasing hormone precursor (The RefSeq protein has 4 substitutions compared to this genomic sequence), translating to MRAVCVFVLACVAVSGAPGVRGQDGPAEEELFQRAEDLLLRSILTQMEEQNSENDQPDWMEKRQHPGKRQHPGKREEDLEPEVKMERWRRQHPGKRARLDLGMLEDPTALSELSKRQHPGKRYLMLLHKRQHPGRRELQEADGDSAELEKRQHPGKRRCEGWADAGCGLLELLDTSGAPEKRQHPGRRAELEDELPGLE from the exons ATGCGGGCGGTGTGTGTGTTCGTCTTGGCCTGCGTGGCGGTGTCCGGAGCTCCGGGGGTCCGCGGGCAGGACGGCCCGGCCGAGGAGGAGCTGTTCCAGCGGGCGGAGGATCTGCTGCTGCGCTCCATCCTCACACAGATGGAGGAGCAGAACAGCGAGAACG atcAGCCGGAGTGGATGGAGAAGCGACAGCACCCGGGCAAGAGGCAGCACCCCGGGAAACGCGAGGAGGATCTGGAGCCGGAGGTGGAGATGGAGCGCTGGAGGCGGCAGCACCCCGGGAAGCGCGCGCCTCTGGATCTGGGCATGCTAGAGGACCCCACTGCGCTCAGCGAGCTCTCCAAGCGGCAGCACCCCGGGAAACGCTACCTGATGCTGCTCCACAAGCGGCAGCACCCCGGCCGGCGCGAGCTGCAGGAGGCAGATGGACACTCAGCTGAGCTGGAGAAGCGGCAGCACCCTGGGAAGAGGCGGTGCGAGGGATGGGCGGACGCCGGCTGCGGGCTGCTGGAGCTCCTGGACACGAGCGGAGCCCCGGAGAAGCGGCAGCACCCGGGCCGGCGCGCGGAGCTGGAGGACGAGCTGCCGGGGCTAGAGTAA